The proteins below are encoded in one region of Podarcis raffonei isolate rPodRaf1 chromosome 6, rPodRaf1.pri, whole genome shotgun sequence:
- the CFAP57 gene encoding cilia- and flagella-associated protein 57 isoform X2 — protein MSVIVAQALHIFGFQSRVANNICFFDEQIIVYPAGNSCVKYHIEQKWQKFIPVAQTGPPESNLAYWMWEKQRTMAIIKVDVQNNPLYQVSFNPQDNTQVCVTGYGIFKLFRYTEGTLKQTNFLRGEPQNYLSHAWLSEEKVVVGTDTGKIYLFDSGDLRWETSIERKEIVSEVDKEEPQQDSESLIEFPAHNSPEISTEVVCETEAQQQAFLPRVSAIAAYSKGFACSAGPGIVLLFEKSDEKEGYRESREIRIPQDQCSNDPNQSDKQDVVCIAFSPAEETLLISTTKNQLYLLSISAAEISKGETAHFEYLNHPIHSASITGLDTCIRKPLVATCSLDKSVRIWNYENNTLDLYKEYQEEAYALSLHPSGLYVLVGFADKLRLMNLLIDDIRTFKDFTVRGCRECAFSTGGHLFAAVNGNVIHIYSAISFENIINLKGHNGKVRAVAWSMDDYKLVSCGTDGAVYEWNLQNGKRESECVLKSCSYNGVAISPDAKVIFAVGSDHSIKEICDSAILREVPTFEVAYTFIVVSHSGRMVFAGTSAGTIRSMKYPLPVHKEYNEYQAHAGPVTKMSITADDQFLLTSAEDGCIFIWKVYDKEGRGLKRERDVPYSDEVLITRTDMEEKTQIMLELKTRVEELKMENEYQLRLKDMNYNEKIKELTEKFIQEMESLKTKNQVLKADKEKQEAQHQEQVAELTEKQAREVQDLESGNNQKLLLEFEKYQELQMKSQRMQEDYEKQLHEMEEHKNQALEELTEYYEAKLLEKTTQLEEAQDESRTQLREFEETKKQIEEDEDREIQDIKIKYERRLREERESNLRLKGETGIMRKKFNSLQKEIEERCSDIEAMKVEQQKLQGIIKALEKDIQGLKREIQERDETIQDKEKRIYDLKKKNQELEKFKFVLDYKIKELKKQIEPRENDIKAMKEQIQEMEGELERFHKQNTQLELNISELRLKLKATDREMHKEMQKERDMEALVKRFKTDLHNCVGLIQEPKKLKESIRDIYEKYVQKADMVEIVGVDTDLHQEYTRQREHLERNLATLKKKVIKEGEVHRADYVRIMQENVSLIKEINELRRELKVTRTQVLDLQSTLGLLMKRKKQPAQSLAPSPERHTPTILRLNPEEETERIIEMQRLEIKYLQDQMQGQEKALAVRPTSGSKLPLLELDRSSGGQSH, from the exons ATGTCGGTGATTGTGGCGCAAGCCCTCCACATCTTTGGCTTCCAGTCCCGGGTAGCAAATAATATTTGCTTCTTCGATGAACAGATCATAGTGTACCCTGCGGGGAATAGCTGTGTGAAATATCACATTGAGCAGAAATGGCAGAAGTTCATCCCAG TGGCACAGACAGGACCTCCAGAATCAAACCTTGCCTACTGGATGTGGGAAAAGCAAAGAACAATGGCAATTATCAAGGTTGATGTCCAGAACAATCCTCTTTATCAG GTGAGCTTCAATCCACAGGATAACACCCAAGTCTGTGTTACAGGATATGGCATTTTTAAGCTATTTAGATACACAGAAGGAACCTTAAAACAGACCAACTTCTTGCGAGGGGAACCTCAAAACTACCTGTCTCATGCCTGGCTTTCTGAAGAGAAGGTGGTTGTGGGCACTGACACAGGCAAGATCTACCTATTTGACTCTGGTGATCTTCGCTGGGAGACAAGTATTGAGCGCAAAGAGATAGTCTCTGAAGTAGATAAGGAGGAACCACAACAGGATTCAGAGAG ccttATTGAGTTTCCTGCTCACAATTCCCCTGAGATTTCCACTGAGGTGGTTTGTGAAACTGAAGCACAGCAGCAAGCATTTTTACCTCGGGTCTCTGCTATTGCTGCATATTCAAAGGGATTTGCTTGTTCAGCTGGTCCCGGGATTGTTCTACTGTTTGAGAAGTCAGATGAGAAGGAAGGTTACAGAGAAAGCCGAGAGATACGG ATTCCACAAGACCAGTGCAGCAATGATCCAAACCAGTCGGACAAACAGGATGTTGTGTGTATTGCCTTCAGTcctgcagaggaaacacttctaaTCAGCACAACTAAGAATCAGCTCTATCTCCTCTCCATATCAGCAGCTGAGATAAGCAAG GGGGAGACAGCTCACTTTGAATACCTGAACCACCCAATACATTCTGCTTCCATTACTGGCTTGGATACCTGCATTCGCAAGCCCCTCGTTGCTACCTGTTCACTGGACAAATCTGTCCGCATCTGGAATTATGAAAACAA CACACTGGACCTGTACAAGGAATACCAAGAAGAGGCATATGCACTTTCCCTTCACCCTAGTGGACTGTATGTGTTGGTTGGTTTTGCTGACAAACTCCGACTTATGAATCTGCTTATTGATGACATCCGAACTTTCAAGGACTTCACTGTACGAGGGTGCAGAGAG TGTGCCTTCAGTACAGGAGGTCATCTGTTTGCAGCAGTAAATGGAAATGTGATTCACATTTATTCTGCCATAAGTTTTGAAAACATCATTAACTTGAAAGGACACAATGGGAAG GTACGCGCAGTGGCGTGGAGCATGGATGACTATAAACTGGTCTCCTGTGGCACAGATGGGGCAGTATATGAATGGAACCTCCAGAATGGCAAGAGAGAATCCGAGTGTGTGCTCAAGTCCTGCAGCTACAATGGAGTGGCAATATCACCCGATGCAAAAGTCATATTTGCTGTCGGATCTGATCATAGCATCAAGGAGATCTGTGATTCTGCG ATACTGCGAGAAGTGCCCACTTTTGAAGTTGCCTACACTTTCATAGTGGTATCTCATTCTGGACGCATGGTGTTCGCCGGAACCTCTGCAGGGACCATTCGGTCCATGAAATACCCACTACCTGTGCACAAGGAATACAATGAATACCAAGCCCATGCTGGTCCAGTCACCAAG ATGTCCATAACAGCTGATGATCAGTTCCTACTAACATCTGCAGAGGATGGCTGTATATTTATCTGGAAAGTTTATGACAAAGAAGGGCGGGGGTTGAAAAGGGAGAGAGATGTGCCATACTCTGATGAAGTATTGATCACTAGAACAGACATGGAAGAGAAG ACTCAGATCATGTTAGAACTAAAAACACGTGTAGAGGAACTGAAGATGGAAAATGAGTACCAGCTGCGCCTCAAGGACATGAATTATAATGAAAAGATTAAAGAACTAACTGAGAAATTCATCCAGGAAATGGAATCACTGAAAACCAAAAACCAG GTTTTGAAAGCAGATAAAGAAAAGCAGGAAGCACAGCACCAGGAACAAGTTGCAGAACTAACAGAGAAGCAGGCAAGAGAGGTGCAAGACCTAG AATCTGGCAATAACCAGAAGCTTCTGCTGGAGTTTGAGAAGTACCAGGAGCTTCAGATGAAATCCCAACGCATGCAGGAGGACTATGAGAAGCAGCTTCATGAAATGGAAGAGCACAAAAACCAGGCGCTGGAGGAGCTGACAGAATATTATGAGGCAAAGCTGCTTGAGAAAACCACTCAGCTGGAAGAG GCTCAAGATGAATCAAGAACTCAGCTCCGAGAATTTGAGGAAACTAAGAAACAAATTGAAGAAGATGAGGATCGAGAAATCCAGGACATAAAAATTAAGTATGAGAGGCGACTTCGTGAGGAAAGAGAATCAAATTTGCGGCTAAAAGGGGAGACAGGAATCATGAGGAAGAAG TTCAACAGTCTGCAGAAAGAGATTGAAGAGCGCTGCAGTGACATTGAGGCAATGAAGGTGGAGCAGCAAAAGTTGCAAGGAATCATTAAAGCCTTAGAGAAGGACATCCAAGGGCTGAAGAGAGAGATTCAAGAAAGAGATGAAACCATTCAAGACAAG GAGAAGCGAATTTACGatctaaagaaaaaaaaccaggaACTGGAGAAGTTCAAATTTGTACTAGATTATAAAATAAAGGAGTTGAAGAAGCAAATAGAGCCGCGTGAGAATGATATCAAAGCTATGAAGGAGCAGATCCAGGAG ATGGAAGGAGAGCTGGAACGTTTCCACAAGCAGAACACACAACTGGAACTGAACATATCAGAGCTACGGCTAAAACTGAAAGCCACAGACCGGGAGATGCACAAAGAGATGCAAAAG GAACGAGACATGGAAGCACTTGTCAAGCGATTTAAAACAGATCTTCACAACTGTGTAGGCCTCATCCAGGAACCCAAGAAACTGAAGGAGAGCATCCGGGATATCTATGAAAAGTATGTGCAGAAGGCAGATATG GTGGAAATTGTTGGCGTTGACACAGACTTGCATCAAGAGTACACACGGCAGCGAGAGCATCTTGAGCGCAACCTGGCAACACTGAAAAAGAAGGTGATAAAAGAAGGCGAGGTACATCGTGCAGACTATGTGCGCATCATGCAG GAAAATGTGAGCCTCATCAAGGAAATAAATGAGCTGCGGAGAGAACTGAAGGTCACCCGTACTCAAGTTCTTGACCTCCAGTCAACCTTGGGGCTCCTTATGAAACGCAAGAAGCAACCAGCACAATCCCTAG ctCCCTCCCCTGAACGGCACACTCCAACCATCCTACGGTTGAATCCTGAGGAGGAAACGGAGAGGATCATTGAAATGCAGCGGTTGGAAATCAAGTACCTCCAAGACCAAATGCAAGGGCAGGAAAAAGCTCTTGCAGTTCGGCCTACATCAGGTTCGAAACTTCCCTTGCTAGAACTGGACAGAAGCAGTGGTGGACAATCACATTGA
- the CFAP57 gene encoding cilia- and flagella-associated protein 57 isoform X3 encodes MSVIVAQALHIFGFQSRVANNICFFDEQIIVYPAGNSCVKYHIEQKWQKFIPGSEKSQGMLALAISPNRRYLAISEILQDKPTITIYELSSVPCKKRKILNSFDFAVQEFISVAFSPDSKYLVAQTGPPESNLAYWMWEKQRTMAIIKVDVQNNPLYQVSFNPQDNTQVCVTGYGIFKLFRYTEGTLKQTNFLRGEPQNYLSHAWLSEEKVVVGTDTGKIYLFDSGDLRWETSIERKEIVSEVDKEEPQQDSESLIEFPAHNSPEISTEVVCETEAQQQAFLPRVSAIAAYSKGFACSAGPGIVLLFEKSDEKEGYRESREIRIPQDQCSNDPNQSDKQDVVCIAFSPAEETLLISTTKNQLYLLSISAAEISKGETAHFEYLNHPIHSASITGLDTCIRKPLVATCSLDKSVRIWNYENNTLDLYKEYQEEAYALSLHPSGLYVLVGFADKLRLMNLLIDDIRTFKDFTVRGCRECAFSTGGHLFAAVNGNVIHIYSAISFENIINLKGHNGKILREVPTFEVAYTFIVVSHSGRMVFAGTSAGTIRSMKYPLPVHKEYNEYQAHAGPVTKMSITADDQFLLTSAEDGCIFIWKVYDKEGRGLKRERDVPYSDEVLITRTDMEEKTQIMLELKTRVEELKMENEYQLRLKDMNYNEKIKELTEKFIQEMESLKTKNQVLKADKEKQEAQHQEQVAELTEKQAREVQDLESGNNQKLLLEFEKYQELQMKSQRMQEDYEKQLHEMEEHKNQALEELTEYYEAKLLEKTTQLEEAQDESRTQLREFEETKKQIEEDEDREIQDIKIKYERRLREERESNLRLKGETGIMRKKFNSLQKEIEERCSDIEAMKVEQQKLQGIIKALEKDIQGLKREIQERDETIQDKEKRIYDLKKKNQELEKFKFVLDYKIKELKKQIEPRENDIKAMKEQIQEMEGELERFHKQNTQLELNISELRLKLKATDREMHKEMQKERDMEALVKRFKTDLHNCVGLIQEPKKLKESIRDIYEKYVQKADMVEIVGVDTDLHQEYTRQREHLERNLATLKKKVIKEGEVHRADYVRIMQENVSLIKEINELRRELKVTRTQVLDLQSTLGLLMKRKKQPAQSLAPSPERHTPTILRLNPEEETERIIEMQRLEIKYLQDQMQGQEKALAVRPTSGSKLPLLELDRSSGGQSH; translated from the exons ATGTCGGTGATTGTGGCGCAAGCCCTCCACATCTTTGGCTTCCAGTCCCGGGTAGCAAATAATATTTGCTTCTTCGATGAACAGATCATAGTGTACCCTGCGGGGAATAGCTGTGTGAAATATCACATTGAGCAGAAATGGCAGAAGTTCATCCCAG GCTCAGAAAAGAGCCAAGGGATGCTAGCACTGGCAATTAGTCCAAATCGACGCTATCTGGCTATTTCAGAGATACTGCAGGATAAACCTACCATCACAATCTATGAACTGTCATCTGTCCCATGCAAGAAGCGGAAGATCTTGAACAGTTTTGATTTTGCGGTCCAAGAATTTATTAGTGTAGCTTTTTCCCCTGATTCCAAATATCTAGTGGCACAGACAGGACCTCCAGAATCAAACCTTGCCTACTGGATGTGGGAAAAGCAAAGAACAATGGCAATTATCAAGGTTGATGTCCAGAACAATCCTCTTTATCAG GTGAGCTTCAATCCACAGGATAACACCCAAGTCTGTGTTACAGGATATGGCATTTTTAAGCTATTTAGATACACAGAAGGAACCTTAAAACAGACCAACTTCTTGCGAGGGGAACCTCAAAACTACCTGTCTCATGCCTGGCTTTCTGAAGAGAAGGTGGTTGTGGGCACTGACACAGGCAAGATCTACCTATTTGACTCTGGTGATCTTCGCTGGGAGACAAGTATTGAGCGCAAAGAGATAGTCTCTGAAGTAGATAAGGAGGAACCACAACAGGATTCAGAGAG ccttATTGAGTTTCCTGCTCACAATTCCCCTGAGATTTCCACTGAGGTGGTTTGTGAAACTGAAGCACAGCAGCAAGCATTTTTACCTCGGGTCTCTGCTATTGCTGCATATTCAAAGGGATTTGCTTGTTCAGCTGGTCCCGGGATTGTTCTACTGTTTGAGAAGTCAGATGAGAAGGAAGGTTACAGAGAAAGCCGAGAGATACGG ATTCCACAAGACCAGTGCAGCAATGATCCAAACCAGTCGGACAAACAGGATGTTGTGTGTATTGCCTTCAGTcctgcagaggaaacacttctaaTCAGCACAACTAAGAATCAGCTCTATCTCCTCTCCATATCAGCAGCTGAGATAAGCAAG GGGGAGACAGCTCACTTTGAATACCTGAACCACCCAATACATTCTGCTTCCATTACTGGCTTGGATACCTGCATTCGCAAGCCCCTCGTTGCTACCTGTTCACTGGACAAATCTGTCCGCATCTGGAATTATGAAAACAA CACACTGGACCTGTACAAGGAATACCAAGAAGAGGCATATGCACTTTCCCTTCACCCTAGTGGACTGTATGTGTTGGTTGGTTTTGCTGACAAACTCCGACTTATGAATCTGCTTATTGATGACATCCGAACTTTCAAGGACTTCACTGTACGAGGGTGCAGAGAG TGTGCCTTCAGTACAGGAGGTCATCTGTTTGCAGCAGTAAATGGAAATGTGATTCACATTTATTCTGCCATAAGTTTTGAAAACATCATTAACTTGAAAGGACACAATGGGAAG ATACTGCGAGAAGTGCCCACTTTTGAAGTTGCCTACACTTTCATAGTGGTATCTCATTCTGGACGCATGGTGTTCGCCGGAACCTCTGCAGGGACCATTCGGTCCATGAAATACCCACTACCTGTGCACAAGGAATACAATGAATACCAAGCCCATGCTGGTCCAGTCACCAAG ATGTCCATAACAGCTGATGATCAGTTCCTACTAACATCTGCAGAGGATGGCTGTATATTTATCTGGAAAGTTTATGACAAAGAAGGGCGGGGGTTGAAAAGGGAGAGAGATGTGCCATACTCTGATGAAGTATTGATCACTAGAACAGACATGGAAGAGAAG ACTCAGATCATGTTAGAACTAAAAACACGTGTAGAGGAACTGAAGATGGAAAATGAGTACCAGCTGCGCCTCAAGGACATGAATTATAATGAAAAGATTAAAGAACTAACTGAGAAATTCATCCAGGAAATGGAATCACTGAAAACCAAAAACCAG GTTTTGAAAGCAGATAAAGAAAAGCAGGAAGCACAGCACCAGGAACAAGTTGCAGAACTAACAGAGAAGCAGGCAAGAGAGGTGCAAGACCTAG AATCTGGCAATAACCAGAAGCTTCTGCTGGAGTTTGAGAAGTACCAGGAGCTTCAGATGAAATCCCAACGCATGCAGGAGGACTATGAGAAGCAGCTTCATGAAATGGAAGAGCACAAAAACCAGGCGCTGGAGGAGCTGACAGAATATTATGAGGCAAAGCTGCTTGAGAAAACCACTCAGCTGGAAGAG GCTCAAGATGAATCAAGAACTCAGCTCCGAGAATTTGAGGAAACTAAGAAACAAATTGAAGAAGATGAGGATCGAGAAATCCAGGACATAAAAATTAAGTATGAGAGGCGACTTCGTGAGGAAAGAGAATCAAATTTGCGGCTAAAAGGGGAGACAGGAATCATGAGGAAGAAG TTCAACAGTCTGCAGAAAGAGATTGAAGAGCGCTGCAGTGACATTGAGGCAATGAAGGTGGAGCAGCAAAAGTTGCAAGGAATCATTAAAGCCTTAGAGAAGGACATCCAAGGGCTGAAGAGAGAGATTCAAGAAAGAGATGAAACCATTCAAGACAAG GAGAAGCGAATTTACGatctaaagaaaaaaaaccaggaACTGGAGAAGTTCAAATTTGTACTAGATTATAAAATAAAGGAGTTGAAGAAGCAAATAGAGCCGCGTGAGAATGATATCAAAGCTATGAAGGAGCAGATCCAGGAG ATGGAAGGAGAGCTGGAACGTTTCCACAAGCAGAACACACAACTGGAACTGAACATATCAGAGCTACGGCTAAAACTGAAAGCCACAGACCGGGAGATGCACAAAGAGATGCAAAAG GAACGAGACATGGAAGCACTTGTCAAGCGATTTAAAACAGATCTTCACAACTGTGTAGGCCTCATCCAGGAACCCAAGAAACTGAAGGAGAGCATCCGGGATATCTATGAAAAGTATGTGCAGAAGGCAGATATG GTGGAAATTGTTGGCGTTGACACAGACTTGCATCAAGAGTACACACGGCAGCGAGAGCATCTTGAGCGCAACCTGGCAACACTGAAAAAGAAGGTGATAAAAGAAGGCGAGGTACATCGTGCAGACTATGTGCGCATCATGCAG GAAAATGTGAGCCTCATCAAGGAAATAAATGAGCTGCGGAGAGAACTGAAGGTCACCCGTACTCAAGTTCTTGACCTCCAGTCAACCTTGGGGCTCCTTATGAAACGCAAGAAGCAACCAGCACAATCCCTAG ctCCCTCCCCTGAACGGCACACTCCAACCATCCTACGGTTGAATCCTGAGGAGGAAACGGAGAGGATCATTGAAATGCAGCGGTTGGAAATCAAGTACCTCCAAGACCAAATGCAAGGGCAGGAAAAAGCTCTTGCAGTTCGGCCTACATCAGGTTCGAAACTTCCCTTGCTAGAACTGGACAGAAGCAGTGGTGGACAATCACATTGA
- the CFAP57 gene encoding cilia- and flagella-associated protein 57 isoform X1 has translation MSVIVAQALHIFGFQSRVANNICFFDEQIIVYPAGNSCVKYHIEQKWQKFIPGSEKSQGMLALAISPNRRYLAISEILQDKPTITIYELSSVPCKKRKILNSFDFAVQEFISVAFSPDSKYLVAQTGPPESNLAYWMWEKQRTMAIIKVDVQNNPLYQVSFNPQDNTQVCVTGYGIFKLFRYTEGTLKQTNFLRGEPQNYLSHAWLSEEKVVVGTDTGKIYLFDSGDLRWETSIERKEIVSEVDKEEPQQDSESLIEFPAHNSPEISTEVVCETEAQQQAFLPRVSAIAAYSKGFACSAGPGIVLLFEKSDEKEGYRESREIRIPQDQCSNDPNQSDKQDVVCIAFSPAEETLLISTTKNQLYLLSISAAEISKGETAHFEYLNHPIHSASITGLDTCIRKPLVATCSLDKSVRIWNYENNTLDLYKEYQEEAYALSLHPSGLYVLVGFADKLRLMNLLIDDIRTFKDFTVRGCRECAFSTGGHLFAAVNGNVIHIYSAISFENIINLKGHNGKVRAVAWSMDDYKLVSCGTDGAVYEWNLQNGKRESECVLKSCSYNGVAISPDAKVIFAVGSDHSIKEICDSAILREVPTFEVAYTFIVVSHSGRMVFAGTSAGTIRSMKYPLPVHKEYNEYQAHAGPVTKMSITADDQFLLTSAEDGCIFIWKVYDKEGRGLKRERDVPYSDEVLITRTDMEEKTQIMLELKTRVEELKMENEYQLRLKDMNYNEKIKELTEKFIQEMESLKTKNQVLKADKEKQEAQHQEQVAELTEKQAREVQDLESGNNQKLLLEFEKYQELQMKSQRMQEDYEKQLHEMEEHKNQALEELTEYYEAKLLEKTTQLEEAQDESRTQLREFEETKKQIEEDEDREIQDIKIKYERRLREERESNLRLKGETGIMRKKFNSLQKEIEERCSDIEAMKVEQQKLQGIIKALEKDIQGLKREIQERDETIQDKEKRIYDLKKKNQELEKFKFVLDYKIKELKKQIEPRENDIKAMKEQIQEMEGELERFHKQNTQLELNISELRLKLKATDREMHKEMQKERDMEALVKRFKTDLHNCVGLIQEPKKLKESIRDIYEKYVQKADMVEIVGVDTDLHQEYTRQREHLERNLATLKKKVIKEGEVHRADYVRIMQENVSLIKEINELRRELKVTRTQVLDLQSTLGLLMKRKKQPAQSLAPSPERHTPTILRLNPEEETERIIEMQRLEIKYLQDQMQGQEKALAVRPTSGSKLPLLELDRSSGGQSH, from the exons ATGTCGGTGATTGTGGCGCAAGCCCTCCACATCTTTGGCTTCCAGTCCCGGGTAGCAAATAATATTTGCTTCTTCGATGAACAGATCATAGTGTACCCTGCGGGGAATAGCTGTGTGAAATATCACATTGAGCAGAAATGGCAGAAGTTCATCCCAG GCTCAGAAAAGAGCCAAGGGATGCTAGCACTGGCAATTAGTCCAAATCGACGCTATCTGGCTATTTCAGAGATACTGCAGGATAAACCTACCATCACAATCTATGAACTGTCATCTGTCCCATGCAAGAAGCGGAAGATCTTGAACAGTTTTGATTTTGCGGTCCAAGAATTTATTAGTGTAGCTTTTTCCCCTGATTCCAAATATCTAGTGGCACAGACAGGACCTCCAGAATCAAACCTTGCCTACTGGATGTGGGAAAAGCAAAGAACAATGGCAATTATCAAGGTTGATGTCCAGAACAATCCTCTTTATCAG GTGAGCTTCAATCCACAGGATAACACCCAAGTCTGTGTTACAGGATATGGCATTTTTAAGCTATTTAGATACACAGAAGGAACCTTAAAACAGACCAACTTCTTGCGAGGGGAACCTCAAAACTACCTGTCTCATGCCTGGCTTTCTGAAGAGAAGGTGGTTGTGGGCACTGACACAGGCAAGATCTACCTATTTGACTCTGGTGATCTTCGCTGGGAGACAAGTATTGAGCGCAAAGAGATAGTCTCTGAAGTAGATAAGGAGGAACCACAACAGGATTCAGAGAG ccttATTGAGTTTCCTGCTCACAATTCCCCTGAGATTTCCACTGAGGTGGTTTGTGAAACTGAAGCACAGCAGCAAGCATTTTTACCTCGGGTCTCTGCTATTGCTGCATATTCAAAGGGATTTGCTTGTTCAGCTGGTCCCGGGATTGTTCTACTGTTTGAGAAGTCAGATGAGAAGGAAGGTTACAGAGAAAGCCGAGAGATACGG ATTCCACAAGACCAGTGCAGCAATGATCCAAACCAGTCGGACAAACAGGATGTTGTGTGTATTGCCTTCAGTcctgcagaggaaacacttctaaTCAGCACAACTAAGAATCAGCTCTATCTCCTCTCCATATCAGCAGCTGAGATAAGCAAG GGGGAGACAGCTCACTTTGAATACCTGAACCACCCAATACATTCTGCTTCCATTACTGGCTTGGATACCTGCATTCGCAAGCCCCTCGTTGCTACCTGTTCACTGGACAAATCTGTCCGCATCTGGAATTATGAAAACAA CACACTGGACCTGTACAAGGAATACCAAGAAGAGGCATATGCACTTTCCCTTCACCCTAGTGGACTGTATGTGTTGGTTGGTTTTGCTGACAAACTCCGACTTATGAATCTGCTTATTGATGACATCCGAACTTTCAAGGACTTCACTGTACGAGGGTGCAGAGAG TGTGCCTTCAGTACAGGAGGTCATCTGTTTGCAGCAGTAAATGGAAATGTGATTCACATTTATTCTGCCATAAGTTTTGAAAACATCATTAACTTGAAAGGACACAATGGGAAG GTACGCGCAGTGGCGTGGAGCATGGATGACTATAAACTGGTCTCCTGTGGCACAGATGGGGCAGTATATGAATGGAACCTCCAGAATGGCAAGAGAGAATCCGAGTGTGTGCTCAAGTCCTGCAGCTACAATGGAGTGGCAATATCACCCGATGCAAAAGTCATATTTGCTGTCGGATCTGATCATAGCATCAAGGAGATCTGTGATTCTGCG ATACTGCGAGAAGTGCCCACTTTTGAAGTTGCCTACACTTTCATAGTGGTATCTCATTCTGGACGCATGGTGTTCGCCGGAACCTCTGCAGGGACCATTCGGTCCATGAAATACCCACTACCTGTGCACAAGGAATACAATGAATACCAAGCCCATGCTGGTCCAGTCACCAAG ATGTCCATAACAGCTGATGATCAGTTCCTACTAACATCTGCAGAGGATGGCTGTATATTTATCTGGAAAGTTTATGACAAAGAAGGGCGGGGGTTGAAAAGGGAGAGAGATGTGCCATACTCTGATGAAGTATTGATCACTAGAACAGACATGGAAGAGAAG ACTCAGATCATGTTAGAACTAAAAACACGTGTAGAGGAACTGAAGATGGAAAATGAGTACCAGCTGCGCCTCAAGGACATGAATTATAATGAAAAGATTAAAGAACTAACTGAGAAATTCATCCAGGAAATGGAATCACTGAAAACCAAAAACCAG GTTTTGAAAGCAGATAAAGAAAAGCAGGAAGCACAGCACCAGGAACAAGTTGCAGAACTAACAGAGAAGCAGGCAAGAGAGGTGCAAGACCTAG AATCTGGCAATAACCAGAAGCTTCTGCTGGAGTTTGAGAAGTACCAGGAGCTTCAGATGAAATCCCAACGCATGCAGGAGGACTATGAGAAGCAGCTTCATGAAATGGAAGAGCACAAAAACCAGGCGCTGGAGGAGCTGACAGAATATTATGAGGCAAAGCTGCTTGAGAAAACCACTCAGCTGGAAGAG GCTCAAGATGAATCAAGAACTCAGCTCCGAGAATTTGAGGAAACTAAGAAACAAATTGAAGAAGATGAGGATCGAGAAATCCAGGACATAAAAATTAAGTATGAGAGGCGACTTCGTGAGGAAAGAGAATCAAATTTGCGGCTAAAAGGGGAGACAGGAATCATGAGGAAGAAG TTCAACAGTCTGCAGAAAGAGATTGAAGAGCGCTGCAGTGACATTGAGGCAATGAAGGTGGAGCAGCAAAAGTTGCAAGGAATCATTAAAGCCTTAGAGAAGGACATCCAAGGGCTGAAGAGAGAGATTCAAGAAAGAGATGAAACCATTCAAGACAAG GAGAAGCGAATTTACGatctaaagaaaaaaaaccaggaACTGGAGAAGTTCAAATTTGTACTAGATTATAAAATAAAGGAGTTGAAGAAGCAAATAGAGCCGCGTGAGAATGATATCAAAGCTATGAAGGAGCAGATCCAGGAG ATGGAAGGAGAGCTGGAACGTTTCCACAAGCAGAACACACAACTGGAACTGAACATATCAGAGCTACGGCTAAAACTGAAAGCCACAGACCGGGAGATGCACAAAGAGATGCAAAAG GAACGAGACATGGAAGCACTTGTCAAGCGATTTAAAACAGATCTTCACAACTGTGTAGGCCTCATCCAGGAACCCAAGAAACTGAAGGAGAGCATCCGGGATATCTATGAAAAGTATGTGCAGAAGGCAGATATG GTGGAAATTGTTGGCGTTGACACAGACTTGCATCAAGAGTACACACGGCAGCGAGAGCATCTTGAGCGCAACCTGGCAACACTGAAAAAGAAGGTGATAAAAGAAGGCGAGGTACATCGTGCAGACTATGTGCGCATCATGCAG GAAAATGTGAGCCTCATCAAGGAAATAAATGAGCTGCGGAGAGAACTGAAGGTCACCCGTACTCAAGTTCTTGACCTCCAGTCAACCTTGGGGCTCCTTATGAAACGCAAGAAGCAACCAGCACAATCCCTAG ctCCCTCCCCTGAACGGCACACTCCAACCATCCTACGGTTGAATCCTGAGGAGGAAACGGAGAGGATCATTGAAATGCAGCGGTTGGAAATCAAGTACCTCCAAGACCAAATGCAAGGGCAGGAAAAAGCTCTTGCAGTTCGGCCTACATCAGGTTCGAAACTTCCCTTGCTAGAACTGGACAGAAGCAGTGGTGGACAATCACATTGA